In the Leptospira barantonii genome, CGTCCGGAATATGAACGGTAAATTTGGAAACGGAATTCTTTTTACTCAAGATTGATACCTCCGAACACGGACGAAAGGCGAAACGTGAAATTGCATCACAAGATTTCGTCTAACGTTCGATTCTCTATCAGAAATTATATCGGAGAATCTTTTCCGGTATCAATTCTTTTTTGACTTCGAGAAATTCTTCCCAAAGTCAAAATATAAATCAAGAGTCGAATGGATTGATCTAATCTTTTAAGCGAGTTTTGCCGCTTCTTCGTCCGAAACCCTATAGGGACGCATTCTTTTCAGATCCAAAAACAAACCGTAAAACTTAGCGGAACAAATCAGAACGCCGTCCGATTCGCGGTAAAGCTCTTGAATGGTTAAAACCTTACTTCCTTTCTGCGCCTCAAATCGAGTGGTGATCCGAGTCGTCTCTGGATATTTTAATTCCGCCTTGTATTCCAGCTCGGCTTTTAAAATCACCGGACCTATGTTTCGTTTTCTAAGTTCTGTCAAACTCAAACCGGTTTCGTCAAACGCGGCCACTCTCGCTTCGTGAAAATAACTCTGATACACTCCGTTGTTTACGTGACCGTTTTCGTCCAAATCCACCCAGCGCACCTTAACCGTATGAGAAAATAACTTAATTTCCTTTTGAACTTCCTGTTTCTTTTCAAGAGTTTCCATGATCTTCTCCTATGGTAGAACAGTCTGTCTACCTTTTGGAATCCTACAAAATGGTAGACAATCTTGTCTACCATTTTATGCTTCGGTCATTACGGTCAAAAAACCATGAAACAGACGCTCCAAAAACAAGATCCCGCAAAGGAACGTATCCTCAAAGCGACCGTACGACTTTTTTATGAAAAAGGTTACTCGGACACGGGTATCAACGAGATCCTAAGCGAAGCGGAAGCGTTTAAAAAAAGTCTATATCGTTATTTTCCGTCCAAGAAGGATCTCGGGATCGGTTATCTTACCTTTCAGGAAAATCAGATCATCGGATTAGCCGAAATCATGATGAACAAATACGACAAATATCAGGACTTTGTCGAGGCGTGGATTAAATTTATCCAAAGACGATTGAGAACCACATATCGGTTCGGTTGTCCTCTCGCAAACTTTGCGGTACAAACCCGTCACGAACCCGAACTCAGGGAAAGAATTTTAGAATCCATCGATCGCTGGAACCGAAGCTTTACGATGTATTTTTCCCGTCCGATTTGGAAAAAGAAAAAGTCACTCAATTCCAAAACGGCCCTTGAGTTTTCCGAAAAGGCGTTGTTTTTATATCAAGGCGCTATGCAACTCTACGGAGCGACCGGGAATAAAAAGTTTATAGACCGCTTGGAAATGGAACTTCTCAAACTGGAAGAAGCGGTTTAAAATTCACATTCAAACTTTTTAAACTTCCGTTTTCAGAATCGAACGATCCCGCGTTCGCTGGCATTGCAATATATGACGTCTTTTGTCCTGGTAAGAATGGACCGTGTAAAAGCCGCGCCCATCTTTGTATAAAAACGACTTGCTGTGATAGAATTCGGAAATAAGTTTTCTTCCAAGAGTTAGGCTCTTCTTTATGCCCGCTAAAAAACTAAAAACAAATACAGGTCATTCTCGTTTTACGAATCCAAAGGTTGCGGAAGTTTTTAATGAATATCCCGATGCGGTTCGGGAAAAATTACTACTGCTTAGGGAACTGATCATTGAAACTGCGGGCTCGATCGACGGTGTAGGAAACTTGGAGGAAACCTTAAAGTGGGGACAACCGAGTTATCTGACCCCGGTTACAAAAAGCGGAAGTACGATCCGAATCGACAAAATTCCTGCGGAAGAAAATCGATACGCGATCTACTTTCATTGTCAGACGAACTTGGTTTCCACCTTTCGAGAACTGTTTCCGAAACGATTCGATTTCGAAGGAGATCGGGCGATTCGTTTAAACGTAAAAGACCCTCTTCCCAAAAAAGAACTGAGCGTTTGTATCTCTCTCGCGTTGACGTATCATCTGGATAAAAGAAAAAAGAAGTAAAAAAAATCCCGAAACAAAGGAGCACATCCTATGCATCCGTCGTTTCGGGATTTTTTCGTTTCGAAAATTCTTAGATAGAAAATTCTTACGCGTTACGCATTATTACGCGGGAATGATCTCCAATTCTTCCTCGTCCGTATCCGTTTCCACGTTTCTCGCTTCACGGTAAGTCATCCATTTTCCGGTTTCGGAATCGATCACCTTACAACGAGAAGTCGATTTAAAATAATCTCCGAAAATCGTGTCCCTTTCCAAAACGTGTTCTCCGTAAACCGCTTTGATTTCGTTCAATGCACGTTTCAGATTGTAGAAAGGAATTTTCATGTGCACGTGATGAGGCATGTGAATGAAAATGTTATGAAAGAAAAAGTTCATCACCGGATTGATGTGGTAGTTGATGGTTCCTTTCATCTGTCCGTAATAAGGAGTCCATTCTTCCTTAGTTTTCCAAGGAATTTCGGAATGAATATGATGAACGTAAACCGTGATTCCCATAAAGTAGTTCCAAGCGATAAAAGGAACAAGACAAACTTTTGTGAACATCCAGAAACCCGCGCCGGCGTCGAAAACCCCGTTTGCCGAACCGCCGAAATAAAAAACCAAACCGGAAGAAGCCAGAGCGAAAGAGATCATGATCCACTTGTCCCTGCCCGCTTCTTTCATAGGAGCGGTGAAAAGAACCATTCCTTTCAACCATACTTCGACCATATAATAAAAGCCGCCGCCCCAAGCCGACCAGAAGAATCGATGCATCAATTTTCTGAATATTCCAAATTTCGCATATTCTTCGGCGGTCGCGGGATGCCATACGAAGTCGCCTTGTCTTTTGATCGTATGTCCGTGGTGAATTCTATTGTGTCCGTACGCCCACTGATTGAACGCGTGCAAGGAAGGAAGCATCGCGATTTGGCCGACCCAATACTGTAAAAATTTGCTTTTGAACAACGCTTCATGAGCGCAGTCGTGACCGACTACGAATAAGGCCGCGATCGTCATTCCGGCAAAAAACCATAAAAAAGGAAGAATGTACCAGCTGTTCACGTTCCACAGGAGAGTGATGATCACTCCGAAAAAAAACAGATCTCTCAAAAAGTAACCGATCCCTTTGTAGGCAGGATTTGCAAAAGTTTCATCCGACAGGGTTTCTCGAACCGATCCGAGTGTTTCCTTTGGCGGAGGGTTGTTTTTCATTTTCACTTCCATAACGTTCTCCTTAACGAACGGCGTTCACTTAACTAATGAACAACGTTAGCTAATGATCCAATTCTGGCAAGAAAAAAATTCAGAGGTTTTGTGACAAATTGTGAGAGTTCCCACAATTTTCGAGAGGCCTTCGAAAACGTTTTGAAGGAGTTCCTACATTCTTCAGTTTGGAAAAAGGCTGGACCGAACCCGTTCTTTAGAACGTAGAACGGAATTCTTTCCATTCGGATTGTGAAATCTGATACAAAACGTGTTTGGAAAGAATATGTTCTTGGGGAAGATTCGGATGAGAAAAGGAACCCGCTTCTTTCAGGCCGATTTTTTTCATCACGGATTGGGACCGAACGTTTAAGATAGAAGTAAAGGAAACGATTTTCGGGAATCGCAATTCTTCCAAGCCGTAACAAAGACAAACCGAAGCGGCCTCGCTCGCATAACCTCGATCCCAAAAAGAAGAAGCCAGTCTCCAGCCGATTTCGATCGCGGGTGTAAACGAAGCTTGGAATGAAACGTTCATAAATCCCGTAAAGCCGATCCATTCTCCCCCGGATTTGGATTCCAAAACCCAAAGACCGTAACCGAAGTTTTCGAAATGCGATCGAACCTTTTCTATGAATTTTTCAGAATCGCCTCTGGTTAAGAGAGATGGAAAATATTCCATCACGATCGGATCGGAACTCATTCGATAAAACGGTTCCAAATCCTCGTTCTTCCATTCTCTTAAAATCAATCGTTCTGTTTCCAGAATCATTCTTTCGGTCCTTGATTGAAATCGAAATCCTTCCGAACCCGCTTTTCGTTCTAACAAACGGGAAAATCGTTTTTTCGAAGTGGAAAGGAAAGAAATTTAGTATTGCCAAAGAAAATTCAGCCGATAGTATGGACAAAGTATTCCAGTTATTCAATCGATTTTCTAACTTCTAAAACGTAGTCCTATCTTAAAGTTTGCTCTTCTTTCTAAGTCCTGCATCTCTAAAATTCTTCTACTTCCCGTTTCAGGGAAACGCTGTTTTTAAATCAAGATAACTTGATTAATTTATAACGACACGAGGAAAATATGTCAGTTAATATTTATGTAGGAAATCTTTCTTACGATCTCAACGAAGGCACGTTAGGTGATCTTTTCAGAGTACACGGAACCGTGAACTCCGTTAAAATCATCACCGATCAGTATTCCGGAAAATCCAAAGGTTTCGGCTTTGTCGAAATGCCGAACAAGGACGAAGCGGACAAAGCGATTAAAGATCTGGACGGAAAAAACGTTCTTACTCGCAACCTGAAAGTAAACGTTGCTAAACCGAAAGGCGAAAGATTCTAATTTAGTAATTTAAGAAATTATTATTTTAGAAAGAATTCTTTCTTTCGTTCAACCGCCTTGGAGGAAATCCTTCGGGCGGTTTTTTTATGGGTTGGGAATGGGAAATTCGAAGTCATTTGGTTTTTACCAAGCTCGGTGTGTTTCTACTATTTTTGAAATAGGACATATGCTATTTTAATTTTACCTTACAAAATTCATCGCTCGGATCTCTTTCGCATAAGACCGCGACACCTTCTGCATTAGTGACCATTACAGTAGGATCGCTTGAAATATAAAATTGCCCTTCTTTACGGCCAACACTAAACCGCGATTCTACCTTCGTATTTTTTTTGCGAACTTTTCCACCTTTCATCATTTGGATCGGAGAATCACAAATCATACTTATTAAATATCTATCTTTTTCTTCTCTATATTTAACCCATTGTATTGAATACTTTTCGATAAAATAGTAAGCTACGTAGTCCGCGTTTCCACCTGGATTTAGCATTGTTGAAGAATTATAATATTTACTTGCTACTTTTTCCTCAAATTCCGCACTCGGATTTAAACTTAAATAATTGTATTTAACGATAGTTTGAAAGTATTCAAGTGCATATTTTTTGACTTCATCATTCGAATTGGGCAATATAGTCATCGCAGTCATTACACTTATGAATAAAAATTTTAAAACCTTCATTCTTTTTCTCCAGCAAATTTAATTCTTCTTCTATAATACTCAACAGTGATTTTACTTAGAGAATCTGCCAAATTATCCTCATAATAAGTTTTTATATAATTTACACCGCCTTGGAGAAAATCTTCGGGCGTTTTTTTATGGGTTGGGAAGAATGACGATTAACGTTTCTTCTTTTTTGCCGGGGCTTTTTTCTTGGGTGTGGGTTTTGCTTTTGAGGTTTTAGAAACAGGAGAAGATTTTTTAGCGACGGTCTTTTTCTTCGAGTTCGCCGTAGAAGCTGAGGTCTTAACAGGAACTTTCGAAGACGCTTTCGCCGAAGCCTTCGCGGCTTGAGATTCTTGTGGTTTAGAAGATTCTACTTTTCTAATGATCGGTTTCGGATCCTTATTCTCTTCTGCGGTGATCAGGTCGAAAAGACATTCGATTCCGAGAGGACCCATAAATAGGTTCAAATGCCCTGCTTCCGGAAGTTCTACGTCGTCGAAATGTCCCAGACGAGAATTCTCCGAAGGAAGAATGATCTGATCTTTTTGAGTGAATACAGACTGCACGTTAGGCAACTTCTCAAAAACATCGCCGACTTCCTGAATGAATTTCGAGTTCGGCATCATCTGCCAACAGCTGATAAAAATCGGCGCAAAGTATGCGAGATACGTTCCGCGTACCGGAGTTCCCGCGATGAAAATTTTCTTAACTCGATCTCGTCCTTTGTAAGTAAGACCCGCTGAAATCAAACCGCCCATCGAGTGACCGACGATATAACAGTCCTTAATTTTCTTATCGATCAGAAAGTTTTCGAGAATCTTACTTTTACTTCGGATGTTTCCGACTTGAAATCCGAGCGGAACGACGTAAACGGGATGACCGTTCGCCGAAAGATGTTTGAGCATCGGTTCCCAAGAAAGAGTTCTTCCTAAAAATCCCGAAACCAAAACGACGGGACGTTTATCTCCTTCGGGAGAATCTTCGAGTTCCGTGAAAATTCCTATGATCGCGTGCCAGAGATAAAGAATCGTATACCATTTTTCCGCTAAAAATTGCAGGAACGGATTTCGTACGGAACGATTGTCGGATACATAGGCGAGATGATCATTCATGAAGTTACTCCCGGTTGATTCCGGTTTTAGGTATTATTTTCTTCGAGCAACTACTTGAAAATCAAAAAAAGAAGGGAAGAATTTTTCCGGGACAACACGATCGTAACGAAAACGTTCCCGGAAATTTTATAGGGATAGGATCTATTCTTTCTTAAACTTTAAGGAAGCGGAATTGATACAATAACGCAATCCCGTAGGTCTCGGTCCGTCCGGAAATACGTGACCCAAATGTCCTCCGCATTTCGCACAAAGCGCTTCGGTTCTTACCATTCCATGACTGGAATCTCTTTCTTCTTCTACCGAACCTTCTTTGGCCGGTTGATAAAACGAAGGCCAACCGGAACCGGATTCGTATTTGGTTTCGGAGGAGAATAAAGGCGCGCCGCAAGCCGCACAAACGTAAGTTCCCTTTTCGTGATTTTGATACAGGGCGCCCGTAAAAGCCATTTCAGTTCCCTTCTGTCTTAAAATCCTATATTGTTCCGGCGTGAGTTCTTTTTTCCATTCGTCTTCGGACTTATTGACTTCGTAATTCATCTTTCCTCCTTTCTTCTTCGATTTGTTCGAATCGCCGTCCGTGTCCAGACAAGCGACGAATATCAACGACCCGACCGTTAACGCGAGTAAAATCCTGTTTGTCATATCGATTGATTCGTTTTGAAACTTGGACTGGTTACTAAAAAGGAAAGTGTTCGGAATTCTTGAATCTTTGTAAAGCGACGTTGAAAACGGAGAACTTTTAGAAGATTCTATATTCTTCCACGGTTTCCCGAAGAGAATCTTCCATTTCGCGGATATAACGAAGTTCCTGAGTCATTCTCCACATCGTTACCGAACCGTGATAGGCCATGAGCATTCTTCTCGCAACGTATTGAATGTCCATACTTCTTTTGAGCTGACCGGAACCGATCGCCTTCTGAAGATAATCGCTGATCATACGAGTCCATTTGGTTACTATGTCTTTTAGGAATTCCGTATATTCCGGATCGGAATCCATCACCTGACTCGCAAAACCCGCAAAGGGACAACCTACGAATTCTCCGTGACGGATTTGTTTTTCCTTGAGAATCACCCAAGCTCTTAAGAATTCTCCGAGATCCAAATAACGATCCATCAATCCTTGAAGATCGCTGAGAGTTTTTTCTTCCTGACGCGCGAGATAAGCGAGACCCAATTCTTTTTTGGATGGATAATGATCGTAAAGACTGGCCGCTACGGAATTGGATTCCTGAATGATCTGTCTCATTCCGGTATTCGAAAAACCCTGTTTGTAAAAAAGGGAAGTGGCCGTATCTAAAATTCTTTCCCGAACGCCGATTCCAGATTCTTTCTTTTTACGCGGTTGAGTTTTCATGATTGAACGTAGTTGATTCCGTAACCTATGAGGTTCATTTTCCAACCGGAAAAAAGTTCTGTCAATGACTTTGAAAGTTCGAAATAAAAAAACAGAACGAACGTTCTGTATTTTTTTGTTTGATCTAATTTTAGCTCGGTCTAAACTAGGGTCAGAATCTCCTAAGCAGTGTGGAGGGCCGATATGATCGCGGATGAAATTCAACTCGTGACTCGGATATCCGATCTGGACACCCAGAGACATGTTACGAGCCGGACTTACGAAAACTTCTGCCTCGAGGGCAGGTTTCGAACCCTGGAAAAGAACGGTTTTTCACTCAGGGAGATTCTGTCACAAGGGATTGCGATTCATCCTTTGGAGTCTCAAATTCGCTTCCTTGCACAACAGATGGAAGGCGCCAATCTGAGAACGGAAACCAAGGCGTTCCCCTTAAAAGACGGTAAAATTTTTTGGGATCAAAAAGTTTTATCGGATTCGGGGACTCCTGCGGCGGAGATCAAAACTCTTACGTTTTCCGAAAAGGGCGGAAGTCCGATCGACCTTCTTCCTTTCGAAAAAACGGAGATTACCGGATTCGATCAGTTTCAGCAGATCCCCGATTTTCGAGGAACCTGCAAAACCGTGGATACGGAAATGATCACTCTCTACAGCGAGAGAAACATTTTCGGCGAATACAACCCGGCTTATCTCTGGAGAATCGTTGAG is a window encoding:
- a CDS encoding acyl-CoA thioesterase, producing the protein METLEKKQEVQKEIKLFSHTVKVRWVDLDENGHVNNGVYQSYFHEARVAAFDETGLSLTELRKRNIGPVILKAELEYKAELKYPETTRITTRFEAQKGSKVLTIQELYRESDGVLICSAKFYGLFLDLKRMRPYRVSDEEAAKLA
- a CDS encoding TetR/AcrR family transcriptional regulator, with protein sequence MKQTLQKQDPAKERILKATVRLFYEKGYSDTGINEILSEAEAFKKSLYRYFPSKKDLGIGYLTFQENQIIGLAEIMMNKYDKYQDFVEAWIKFIQRRLRTTYRFGCPLANFAVQTRHEPELRERILESIDRWNRSFTMYFSRPIWKKKKSLNSKTALEFSEKALFLYQGAMQLYGATGNKKFIDRLEMELLKLEEAV
- a CDS encoding DUF1801 domain-containing protein codes for the protein MPAKKLKTNTGHSRFTNPKVAEVFNEYPDAVREKLLLLRELIIETAGSIDGVGNLEETLKWGQPSYLTPVTKSGSTIRIDKIPAEENRYAIYFHCQTNLVSTFRELFPKRFDFEGDRAIRLNVKDPLPKKELSVCISLALTYHLDKRKKK
- a CDS encoding fatty acid desaturase, yielding MEVKMKNNPPPKETLGSVRETLSDETFANPAYKGIGYFLRDLFFFGVIITLLWNVNSWYILPFLWFFAGMTIAALFVVGHDCAHEALFKSKFLQYWVGQIAMLPSLHAFNQWAYGHNRIHHGHTIKRQGDFVWHPATAEEYAKFGIFRKLMHRFFWSAWGGGFYYMVEVWLKGMVLFTAPMKEAGRDKWIMISFALASSGLVFYFGGSANGVFDAGAGFWMFTKVCLVPFIAWNYFMGITVYVHHIHSEIPWKTKEEWTPYYGQMKGTINYHINPVMNFFFHNIFIHMPHHVHMKIPFYNLKRALNEIKAVYGEHVLERDTIFGDYFKSTSRCKVIDSETGKWMTYREARNVETDTDEEELEIIPA
- a CDS encoding GNAT family N-acetyltransferase, whose protein sequence is MILETERLILREWKNEDLEPFYRMSSDPIVMEYFPSLLTRGDSEKFIEKVRSHFENFGYGLWVLESKSGGEWIGFTGFMNVSFQASFTPAIEIGWRLASSFWDRGYASEAASVCLCYGLEELRFPKIVSFTSILNVRSQSVMKKIGLKEAGSFSHPNLPQEHILSKHVLYQISQSEWKEFRSTF
- a CDS encoding RNA recognition motif domain-containing protein, with the protein product MSVNIYVGNLSYDLNEGTLGDLFRVHGTVNSVKIITDQYSGKSKGFGFVEMPNKDEADKAIKDLDGKNVLTRNLKVNVAKPKGERF
- a CDS encoding esterase/lipase family protein, with amino-acid sequence MNDHLAYVSDNRSVRNPFLQFLAEKWYTILYLWHAIIGIFTELEDSPEGDKRPVVLVSGFLGRTLSWEPMLKHLSANGHPVYVVPLGFQVGNIRSKSKILENFLIDKKIKDCYIVGHSMGGLISAGLTYKGRDRVKKIFIAGTPVRGTYLAYFAPIFISCWQMMPNSKFIQEVGDVFEKLPNVQSVFTQKDQIILPSENSRLGHFDDVELPEAGHLNLFMGPLGIECLFDLITAEENKDPKPIIRKVESSKPQESQAAKASAKASSKVPVKTSASTANSKKKTVAKKSSPVSKTSKAKPTPKKKAPAKKKKR
- the msrB gene encoding peptide-methionine (R)-S-oxide reductase MsrB; amino-acid sequence: MNYEVNKSEDEWKKELTPEQYRILRQKGTEMAFTGALYQNHEKGTYVCAACGAPLFSSETKYESGSGWPSFYQPAKEGSVEEERDSSHGMVRTEALCAKCGGHLGHVFPDGPRPTGLRYCINSASLKFKKE
- a CDS encoding TetR/AcrR family transcriptional regulator, translating into MKTQPRKKKESGIGVRERILDTATSLFYKQGFSNTGMRQIIQESNSVAASLYDHYPSKKELGLAYLARQEEKTLSDLQGLMDRYLDLGEFLRAWVILKEKQIRHGEFVGCPFAGFASQVMDSDPEYTEFLKDIVTKWTRMISDYLQKAIGSGQLKRSMDIQYVARRMLMAYHGSVTMWRMTQELRYIREMEDSLRETVEEYRIF
- a CDS encoding thioesterase family protein gives rise to the protein MIADEIQLVTRISDLDTQRHVTSRTYENFCLEGRFRTLEKNGFSLREILSQGIAIHPLESQIRFLAQQMEGANLRTETKAFPLKDGKIFWDQKVLSDSGTPAAEIKTLTFSEKGGSPIDLLPFEKTEITGFDQFQQIPDFRGTCKTVDTEMITLYSERNIFGEYNPAYLWRIVEDSRWFFSTETGLTLDRFVEMDTTMFFMGGVFRFFHPVPAGRKIKVSTWIHSFEKIRSYMRHEVTDVETGLRYFAVQDEQLVVSVSKSRPKKAPEEFQRLVGDYVENFEYSQK